A window from Chroicocephalus ridibundus chromosome 11, bChrRid1.1, whole genome shotgun sequence encodes these proteins:
- the LOC134521992 gene encoding protocadherin beta-15-like, with protein MAIARQVLCLCAFLSLPLARSEPIRYSVAEEAASGSVVANVAEDAGLSPAQLAARGARLASEDGRQHFRLDPATGRLVVAERLDREELCGQSATCTLPFELLLANPLQFFRVEVAVEDINDHYPVFPVEKVVFKIPETSNPGSRFPLEGARDLDVGSNSIQAYSISPENEYFSVSFASQSEDDKYVELVLEKALDREEEGEVVFSLIAMDGGSPPRSGTTHIHIVILDVNDNSPVFTQKLYVGQVLENAPVGSVVLRVVATDQDVGVNGDITYQFSEAVGQSRSSFMIDPTSGEIKLTKPLDFEVAENHELSVRATDGGGLSAICKVLVEVVDVNDNAPELVVNSFNSPLPENALPGTVVALFTVRDRDSGANGKISCALEDQLLFSLRLAYKNYYELVTVSMLDREEMARRILIVTAADAGSPPLTTTQTFTVDISDVNDNAPAFNQTSYTMYVRENNVPMVLVGAVSAADVDVGPNAKVSYFLALSHPTEQPPCSCISVNSENGHVFVLRPLDYEQVKQIDVLVSASDGGSPPLSANVTVHLVVVDENDNAPMLLYPSQDSGPQSSELVPVSAEAGYLITKVVAVDADSGQNSWLSYHLLKATEPGLFVVGAQSGEVRLKRPVTERDAVKQKLIVVVRDNGKPPLSATAALSALLLNDFSEVRLPHSSLATEDESDSLTTYLIISLTFVSLLFLASMTAFIAHKVCKRKELKAGHVLYGAGNLQSSLADAATAGTLPHGYCYEISLTTGSGNSEFKFLKPILPSLPPQQCTMVGGTHDEQDFPCGPITVEDMAPENPGTVSAEQFNSLSFN; from the coding sequence ATGGCGATCGCAAGGCAAGTGCTTTGTCTCtgtgctttcctctccctgccgCTCGCTCGCTCCGAGCCCATCCGCTACTCCGTAGCCGAGGAGGCGGCGAGCGGCTCCGTGGTAGCCAACGTGGCGGAGgacgcggggctgtccccggcgcAGCTGGCGGCTCGCGGCGCCCGCCTGGCCTCGGAGGACGGCCGGCAGCACTTTCGCTTAGACCCCGCCACCGGCAGGCTCGTCGTGGCCGagaggctggaccgggaggagctgtGCGGCCAGTCCGCTACGTGCACGCTCCCCTTCGAGCTCCTGCTGGCAAACCCGCTGCAGTTCTTTCGGGTGGAGGTGGCCGTGGAGGACATCAATGACCATTACCCCGTTTTCCCAGTGGAAAAAGTCGTTTTTAAGATCCCGGAAACGAGCAACCCTGGCTCGCGTTTCCCTCTGGAGGGTGCTCGGGACCTGGATGTTGGCAGCAACAGCATCCAGGCTTACAGCATTTCTCCCGAGAACGAGTACTTCAGTGTCTCCTTTGCAAGTCAGAGTGAGGACGACAAATATGTTGAACTGGTCTTGGAGAAGGCTCtagacagagaggaggaaggagaggtggtttTCAGTCTCATTGCCATGGATGGGGGCTCTCCTCCCAGGAGTGGGACCACACACATCCACATTGTTATTCTAGATGTAAATGACAACTCTCCTGTCTTCACACAGAAGCTGTATGTTGGGCAGGTTTTGGAAAATGCCCCTGTGGGCTCTGTTGTTCTCAGAGTGGTGGCAACTGATCAGGATGTGGGAGTTAATGGGGACATCACCTATCAGTTCAGCGAAGCAGTGGGCCAGAGTAGGTCATCATTCATGATCGACCCTACTAGTGGTGAAATTAAACTCACGAAGCCTCTGGACTTTGAGGTGGCAGAGAATCATGAGCTCAGTGTGCGGGCCACGGATGGCGGTGGCCTGTCAGCAATCTGCAAGGTGTTGGTGGAGGTGGTGGATGTGAATGACAACGCACCTGAGCTGGTGGTCAACTCCTTCAACAGCCCCCTCCCCGAGAACGCATTGCCTGGAACAGTGGTTGCCCTCTTTACTGTCAGGGACCGGGATTCTGGTGCGAATGGGAAGATCTCCTGTGCCCTTGAGGACCAGCTATTGTTCTCCCTGCGTCTGGCCTATAAGAACTACTATGAACTGGTGACTGTGAGTATGCTGGACAGGGAGGAGATGGCACGGCGCATCCTCATTGTCACAGCAGCAGACGCAGGGTCACCTCCTCTCACAACCACCCAGACCTTCACGGTGGACATCTCCGATGTCAACGACAATGCACCTGCCTTCAACCAGACATCATACACGATGTATGTGCGTGAGAACAATGTCCCCATGGTGCTTGTTGgagctgtcagtgctgcagatGTTGATGTGGGGCCCAATGCCAAGGTGTCATATTTCCTGGCACTGTCCCATcccacagagcagcctccctgctcctgcatctcCGTGAACTCTGAGAATGGGCACGTGTTTGTGCTGCGGCCTCTGGACTATGAGCAGGTAAAGCAGATTGATGTCTTGGTGAGTGCCTCCGATGGCGGATCTCCTCCTCTCAGTGCCAATGTCACCGTCCACCTTGTTGTGGTGGATGAGAATGACAATGCACCAATGCTGCTGTACCCATCACAGGACAGCGGTCCACAATCCAGCGAGCTAGTGCCTGTATCAGCTGAGGCAGGGTACCTCATCACCAAAGTGGTGGCTGTGGATGCAGACTCGGGACAGAACTCGTGGCTCTCTTACCACCTGCTGAAGGCCACCGAGCCCGGGCTGTTTGTGGTGGGTGCCCAAAGCGGGGAGGTGCGGCTGAAGAGGCCAGTGACAGAGAGGGATGCTGTGAAGCAGAAGCTCATTGTTGTGGTGCGAGACAATGGGAAGCCACCGCTGTCAGCCACTGCTGCACTGAGTGCACTCCTGCTCAATGACTTCTCAGAAGTGCGCCTACCGCACAGCAGCCTGGCCACGGAGGATGAGAGTGACTCCCTGACAACCTATTTAATCATTTCCTTGACCTTTGTCTCACTCCTCTTCCTCGCATCCATGACAGCCTTCATCGCTCACAAGGTgtgcaagagaaaggagctgaaggcAGGGCACGTGCTTTATGGTGCTGGCAACTTGCAGAGCAGCCTGGCTgatgcagccacagcagggaccTTGCCCCATGGCTATTGCTATGAGATCAGCCTCACAACGGGCTCTGGCAACAGCGAGTTCAAGTTCCTGAAGcccatcctccccagcctgccaccaCAGCAGTGCACCATGGTTGGGGGCACCCACGATGAACAGGATTTCCCCTGTGGCCCCATTACTGTAGAGGACATGGCACCAGAGAACCCCGGGACCGTCTCTGCAGAACAGTTCAACAGTCTTTCCTTTAACTAG